One part of the Rhipicephalus microplus isolate Deutch F79 unplaced genomic scaffold, USDA_Rmic scaffold_26, whole genome shotgun sequence genome encodes these proteins:
- the LOC142786566 gene encoding uncharacterized protein LOC142786566, with amino-acid sequence MLCHVDFVDCAPPWSTMTSSASPIASCPEHIKTRAMLSTFSGHGSTAVTMSPYVPLLVQVGDRKYGFRSNCTCLIVLPSPHTVLGCLNDCVSVVSLLLKLSGDVEENPGPEVEKMLEEILSNQSKLLAKVNEIQAKQTSTDASISDMHVRLQTIEKQLEGLGETQNRLTMIESSVGRHDSELTALARQIDDLDNRSRRNNLIVRGVEEEESEDEAVLLSKVNDDIFDKLLGSKCRSIERIHRLGKKIPERSHPVILKVGDFRDKTKILKNCRKLKGTQFNIGEDYSKRVVEIRKQLWISSADERAKGAKVKLIIDKLKVNNVLYGWNEATNERLKYSSPGLTSSD; translated from the coding sequence ATGCTGTGCCACGTGGACTTTGTCGACTGCGCACCCCCGTGGAGCACGATGACGTCCTCCGCCTCCCCGATAGCAAGCTGCCCGGAGCATATAAAAACAAGGGCCATGCTCTCGACCTTCAGTGGACACGGCAGCACCGCCGTGACGATGTCGCCTTACGTGCCtctacttgtgcaggttggtgatcgAAAGTATGGTTTTCGTAGTAACTGTACCTGCCTGATTGTGCTGCCGAGTCCACACACTGTTCTTGGTTGCTTAAATGACTGTGTTTCAGTTGTAAGCCTGTTACTGAAGTTGTCCGGTGACGTAGAGGAAAATCCTGGGCCCGAGGTTGAAAAAATGCTGGAGGAAATATTAAGTAACCAGAGTAAACTACTAGCAAAAGTTAATGAAATTCAGGCCAAGCAGACATCTACGGATGCCAGCATTTCCGACATGCATGTTAGGCTCCAGactattgaaaaacaacttgaaggGTTGGGTGAAACACAGAACCGGCTTACTATGATAGAATCAAGTGTTGGTCGCCATGACAGTGAATTGACGGCTCTTGCCAGGCAGATCGATGACTTAGATAATCGTTCTAGACGCAACAACCTTATTGTACGCGGAGTGGAAGAAGAAGAATCTGAGGATGAGGCAGTACTCTTAAGTAAGGTGAATGACGATATCTTTGACAAGTTACTTGGCTCAAAGTGTAGATCCATTGAGAGAATTCACCGTCTAGGAAAGAAAATACCTGAAAGAAGCCATCCGGTCATCTTGAAAGTAGGAGACTTCAGGGACAAAACCAAAATACTGAAAAACTGCCGCAAGCTCAAGGGGACACAATTCAATATCGGCGAAGATTACTCTAAACGAGTAGTTGAAATCAGAAAACAACTATGGATTTCATCAGCGGATGAAAGAGCAAAGGGAGCAAAGGTTAAACTAATCATCGATAAACTGAAAGTAAACAACGTTCTCTATGGCTGGAATGAGGCTACCAACGAGCGATTAAAGTATTCTAGCCCAGGTCTCACCAGCTCTGACTGA